Sequence from the Flavobacterium sp. TR2 genome:
CGATTTGTAATGGCCCGGCGTTATAAGTACGTTATTATCTTTAGATATATTGAGCATGATTAAAGCTTTATGTCGTTAATAATTTTCCCGTCATCAATCGTAATCATACGACTGCATTTGCTTTTCCAGATATCATTTTTAGAAGTCACAATTACAGTCCAGTCGTTTTCTTCGGAAAGTAAAAAATCAACAATTTTACTCGAAGTGATTTCGTCCATTTTATCAACCGGATCTTCCAAGAATAAGATATTTGGTTTCCCTACAATGCTTCTAGCCAAAAGAATTTTTTGCACATCAGAAGCAGAAAGTTCGCGACCGCCAGGATGGATTTGATTCTCCAGTCCGTTCTCAAAAGTTTTAATGTACGGTGTCAGCCCAACATTGTCTAAAGCCCATTTTAAATCATCGCTATTTAGTTTTTCATTTCCAAAAATAATATTCTCGCGTATTGTCCCTGCAAAAAGCGTATCGCCTTGCAAGAATGTACCCGCTTGTGCTCTGTACGTATCTTCGTTGAGGCGATTCATGTAATTATCTGTGACATACATTGCTCCGCTTTCTGGCTCTAAAACCCCCGAAAGAAGTCGCAGCAAAGTACTTTTTCCCGCACCATTTGTTCCCGTTAGAATAATTTTTTCGCCTTGAGAAATTTTCAGATTAATATTCTTAAGCGACTTCTTATTATGCTCCGGGTAATTGTAGCTAATACTTTCAGTCTCGATATTGATTCCTTTTTCTGTTTTGTCTGAAGTCTGAGGAATGCACGAAATTTCCATGTCTGTCACTTGACCAATTTTTTCAACAGAAGTCAATACATCGTAGAAAGACTCCAACCCGAAGATGATTTTTTCTACCGAATTGATCAATAATACAATTACGATTTCAGCTGCTACGAACTGCCCTATGTTCATTTGGTGGTGAATTACCAGAAAACCACCGATGGATAATAAGGCAGCAGTAACAATTACTTTAAAAATAGTAAGCTGAATGTATTGTTTTTTCATTACCTGAAAGTGTTTTTCACGGTAATTAACGTAGTTGGTCGCGTATTCGTCATTTCTTTCCAAAGCATATTCAAAAGCTCCTTTCCTGCGGAAACTTTCTCTATTTCTAGCAATTTCCTGAAGCCACGCTGCCACTTTGTACTTAAATTTTGATTCGTTCAAACTGGTTTCGAGACCGTCTTTGTACGAAAATTTAAAAATGACATATAATATGACTATAAATAAAAGCCCGATTACCATGAAGAAAGAATGGTACAGCACCAATAAGATAATCCCCAGACCAACCTGAAGGAATGCTGTACAGAAATCTAGAAGCAGTTTTGCAGTGCCTTTCTGTACCATCAAAGTATCAAAAAAGCGATTGGCTTTTTCGGGAGCATACTCTGAGTACATTTCTTTAAATTTAATTAAAGGCATTCTGTAGGCAAACTCAAAAGAAGAACGCACAAAAATTCGTTGCTGCAAATTTTCAACAATACGCAGCTGCAAAATCGTCAGCACGCCTCCAAAACCAACTCCAACCGTAACCAGAATCACGAGTACGATCCACGAGACGCTCAGCTGTCCGCTTTGAATAAAATTAATAATAGCTTGGATTCCCAATGGCAGGGAAAGATTGACTAACCCTGCAAATGCAGCATAGAAGATAATTTGATACACATCGCGCTTATCGAGCTGCAATAAGTTGTAAAATCGTTTGAATGGTGTCATGAATTTAAAGTATAAATACAAGATTATTACATAGAATAAATATACGGCAAAAACCGCATTTATAGATTAAGTTTTTGCCCTAATCCTTAAAAAAACAAGTATTTATGAATTGAACCGAGGAGGCGGTATGTCTATCTTGCCATGAAAACCAAACGAGAAGATTGTATTATCGATATATTTTTTCCCTTCAGATTCCATTAAAAAATAAAAGTTAGGCATCAAAGATTCTGATGAAACTAAATATTCCATTAAGGGAATTCCTTTGGCTAATTTGGCTGTTTTGGTATCTTTTGTCTTATAATCATCCAGTTCTTCTGGAATTCCGTCACATTTAAAGATTTTCTTCAGAAAGCTGCAGGTAATTCCTTTTACAGTATACGTTTCAGCGTTATCGCTTAAGATTCGGCCCACACTATTAGAAATGTTTAAACTGCTAATTAGAAAATAGCCGACTAGTAACGCCTGAAGGCATTTGCATAAAAAGCTATTTTTAATTTTGTTCAACATATTCTAAAAGGCTGAAAGTTTAATTAAATCACATCATTTTGAATCAAAATCTCAATGATTTAAGGCGTTTACTGCAATTTTAATGAGCGCGCAAGTTAGAGCCAATTTTTTTCTAGAACATTAAAATAACATTAGAATTTAGAATCATTACAAACTTTAAAATTATATTAACAAGGCATTCTTACAGGCTTATCGGAATTATGTAAAGACCGATGGCAATTCTATAACTCTTATGCGTATAGGCACTTTACTTTTGGGTATCGAAAATTCGACAAAGTTTAAGTAAAAGAAATAATATCGTGTTACCAATTAAAGAAACCCAATTTACAAACCCTTTAATACCTAATCTAGAGATGATCTACGCAAAAGATGATTTGACCCGTTTTTTAGATGCTCAAAATAAGCTTTATCTGACTGCTCTTTCTGAAATTAAAAAAGGAAAGAAAGAGACCAACTGGATGTGGTTTATTTTTCCGCAGATTAAAGGTTTAGGAAAAAGTGCCATTTCTGATTATTATGCTGTTGCGGATTTAAAAGAAGCAACCGAATTTCTAAATCATCCCATTTTATCTAAGCACTTAATTGAAATCTCGAAGCTTCTTTTAACTTTTAAAAAGAAATCTGCTGAAGGTATTTTGGGCGAACTCGATGCTCGAAAATTACATTCGTCAATGAGCCTATTTGTTCAGGTAGAAAATGCGCATCCTGTTTTTCAGGAGATTTTAGATACTTTTTTCTTTGGACATTTGGATCAATTGACTTTAAATTTTACAACCAATGAAATGTTCCTAACGGAACAAGAAAATATGTAAAAAAAGCGGTTATCACATTTTGTGTTAACCGCTTTTTTTGCCAAGTAATCATTCCGTAGGAATGTTTCATTGGTACGTCCTAAATATTAGCTTTTTTCAAAATTAGAAACGCCCTTTTTAAGCCAATTCAAATATTCTTCGATATCTGGATTGTAAGCAGAAGTTTCGTTGAGCGTTTCTCCGTTATGATCAACCAGAACATAAAAAGGCTGAGCATTGGTTTTGTAAGTCAGCGTTTGGAATTCGCTCCATTTTTGCCCAATGTATTTTAATTTTTTGCCTGTCAATTTAGAAGTAATCTGTTCGTTCGGATTCAGTTCTCTTTTGTCATCTACATAAAGCGAAATTAAAACCAAGTCGCCTTTTAAGACTTTCTGAACCTTTTCGTCAGACCAAACATTGTCTTCCATTTTACGGCAGTTTACACAGGCATGACCCGTAAAATCAATCATAACTGGCTTTCCTATTTTTTTGGCATACTTCATACCTAAATCATAGTCGGTAAAAGCCATGATGTTATGCGGTCCAAGCTCTGCCCCTTCAGGCAAGTTTTGAGTTATTTCGTCTGAAGAAACGTTGTTCAAACCATTTGGGATTTCGCTATAATGCATTGGCGGAGGAAAACCGCTAATCATTTTAAGCGGTGCGCCCCAAATTCCGGGAATCAGATAAATGGTAAAAGCCAAAACCAAAACGCCTAACCCAAGCCTTCCAACACTTATATTTGAAACTGGGCTGTCATGCGGCAACTGAATTTTTCCAAATAAATAAAAAGCTAATGTTCCGAAAATCGCGATCCAAATTGCTAAAAATGTTTCTCTTTCCAGCCAGTGCAATTGCAGAACCAAATCGGCATTAGAAAGGAATTTGAAAGCAAGCGCCATTTCTAAAAACCCTAAGAATACTTTAACCGAATTCAGCCAGCCTCCTGATTTTGGAAGGGAATTCAGCCAGCCCGGAAAAGCGGCAAAAAGAGTAAATGGCAAAGCCAAAGCCAGAGAAAAACCAAACATTCCGACAAAAGGCGCAATTCCTCCGCGCGAAGCGGCTTCGACCAGCAAAGTGCCCACTATGGGGCCCGTGCAAGAAAAAGACACAATTGCCAATGCCAAAGCCATAAACAATATGCCTACGATTCCGCCTCTATCAGCCTGCGAATCGACTTTGTTTGCCCATGCATTTGGAAGCATGATTTCGAATGCTCCTAAAAATGAAAAAGCAAAAATCATTAAAAGCACAAAAAAGATCAGATTAAACCAAACGTTTGTCGAAAGCGCATTTAAAGAATCTGCTCCAAAAGCCCAAGTTACAACAGCTCCCAAGAAGATATAAATGGCAATAATAGCGATTCCGTAAAAAACGGCTTTTCTGATTCCCTGCGATTTGGTCTTGCTTTGTTTGGTAAAAAAACTCACCGTCATCGGAATCATCGGAAAAACGCAAGGTGTCAGCAAGGCTGCAAATCCTGAGAAAAAGGACAATAAAAAAATGGTCCATAAACTTCTAGATGTTGTTTTAGGCTCGTTTTTTTTGAAAGCTGCTTGAGGCATTTTTACCTCTTCTGCCGTAACAATTTGTTCTGTTTTTTCTTTTGCTTCAGTACTTGAAGAATCTATTGCGATTATTCTTGTTTCTTCTTTTACGGCCGCTTCTATTAGAGTTTTCGCTTTCGCGGATGGGCTTATGCTAAACTCCAATTCGTCTGAACTTGGCGGAAGACAGTTTTCATCATTGCAAACCATAAATTCAACCTCTGCATTGATTTTAAAAGGTTTTGATGACAATATTTTGACGCGCTGCCTAAAGGTGGTTTCTTTTTCAAAAAACTTAATCTGCATTTTGAAAACAGGATCGTTAACCGTTTTTCCTTTTTCTTCTTTTACAGCATCAATAAGCTGGAAATCGGCTCCTTTTATAAAATTAAAATGGGTCGGAATCGGACCTCCGTCTGAAACTTCCTGACTGTATAAATGCCAGCCCGATTCGATAATGGCTTTTGCCTGCAATTCGTATTCAGTATCGGAAATTTTCTCGACACTGGTTTTCCATTTTATGGGATTGTATATCTGAGCCTTTACTAATATGGAAAACAGCAGGAAAAAGCCCAGTAAAAAAACATTTTTTTTCATGGGTAAAAATCTTAAAAAAGAGGGTTGAATAGCAAAAAACAACCCTCTTGGTAATCCGCTATACAAACTAAATTGCTTACTAATTCAAAATACTATTTGATAGGGAAATACAAATTAAACTCTAGTAAATAAAAAGGGATCAGATTATTTTAATGGTTTGAAAACGACTTCCATAGCATCTGCTTTGTCTAGAAACGAATTTGCAAATTCCTGAATGTCTTTGGCTGTGATGCTTTTTACTATGGCAACATAATTTTTGGGATCATTCATATCGTAACCGTTCTCAAAATAATTATAAATCAAGTTCATGCTGTAACTGTTGAAGTTTTTGCTGTCTTCTCTCGATTTTAAATAGTTCGTTCTTGTTTTCTCAATATCTTCAGCGGCAATTTCTCCTTTTTTGATTTTATCGATTTCCTGATACACAATTGGCAGCAAATGCTCTACTTTATCGGCATCGCAGTCAAAAGTAATCTGAAGATTTGCTTTTGAAATCGGAAGTTTGTCCATGCTCGCTTTTACTCCTGCTCCATAAGTGCCGCCTTCTTTTTCGCGAAGGCTTTCCGTATAGCGCAGCGTCAGGACATCGCTTAAATAGGAAGCCAAAATTCTGTTTCTTTGAGAAAAAGCAAAGTCTTTTAAAAAGGCGATGCGGACAGAACTTTTTGGAGTTTCCATTTTGATGAAAATATCTCTGTCAATTTTATTTGATGTCCATTTCGGAATGTCTGTCTTGAATTTTTCTTTTCGTTTAATTCCGCTTATACTCGCAATATATTTTTCTAACAAAGGTTTTAGAACTTCTGGCGTAACATCTCCAACAATATAAAATTCGAAGTTTGAAACATCTGCAAAACGATCCAGATAAAAAGCTTTCATTTTATCAAAAGATAAATCGTCGATATATTTTTGATTGAATGGCTGTATTCTTGGGTTATTTTTTCCGTAAACCACAGCTGTTAAACTATCTTCCATTTTTGCATTGATATCATTTGCTCTGTTTTTAAGCGAATTTTCTAATCTTTGCTTTAACAGGGCATACATCTGATTATCAAATCTTGGCTGCACAAAACGCAGATGCACCAACTGCATCATTGTTTCGATATCCTTTACATTTGCCGAACCCGAAACTGTTTCTTTAAGCGAACTGATGCTTACAGATGAATTGGCAATTTTTCCTTTCAAAACTTTTTCCAAATCCACATTCGAAAGTTCGCCCACTCCAGACATCAAGGCCAAAGTTGTAGCGCGCCCAATTGATGGAAGATCTTGCGGCTCGTATAATGAAGTTCCGCCAAAACTTTCGGCTTTCAGCTCTACTTCTTTTTTGTTTTTATCGGCAAATTTATAATGCACTTTTACACCGTTGCTCAATACGAAAGTAGTCGCATCGATTGCCGTTTCTTTTTTCTCCGAAACAATTTTTCCTGAATTGATTTTCAGGTTTCCTAAAAGTGTTTTTCCTTCAAAAGTATCTACATAAGGCTGTAACGAGGCATCGTTTTCGGCTTTCTGAATAATATCAAAAGCTTTTTCCTGCGTTAAGTTGTTTTCGTTTTCTACACCGGTAACTGTTACCACACGATTTTGTGCTGTATATAACTTACTGATTTGCTCCTGAAGAATTTTAGTGTCAACATTTTTCAGAATGTTTTTTACCATTTCAAATTCTGCTTTAGGATCTGCAATAATTTCGTGACTTAGATAATCACCTTTTACCATTCCGATGACATCTTTATGCGAAATCTCATTTAATTTTTCCAGATAATTTTCGTAACCTGAAATCGTTTCTGTAACGGCTCTTTCGATTTCTCCTTTTGAAAAACCAAATTTATAGGCGCGAACCCATTCGTTCATAACTATTGCAAAAGCTTCGGCTTGTTTTTCTGGTTTTGGAGAAACGCCCAAAATCCAAATATCATTTAAACGAGTATAGTTTTGATATCCAACTGATGCGCCTTTAAAAGGACATTCCTGTTTCTGCGCCATTTCTCCCAAACGATTATTTAGGATAGAAAAAGCAAGGCTTCTTTGAGTAGATTTCTCTAATTCGGCATAAGTTCCTGTTGGTTTTTCTGAAACGTGGCGAATCATATAGCTAATATTTGAAGCCGAAATTTCTTTGTCTAAAGCCAGTTTGAAAATAGGCTCAACTCGTTCTGGAATAGCAATTTCAAAACGCTTTTTCGGATTTACCGGCGTCGGAATATCGGCAAAAAGCTTCTTGATTTTTGCTTCAATTTCGTCTGCATTTATGTCTCCCACAATTGCGATTGCCTGCAAATCTGGACGATACCAATCTTTATAAAAATCTTTTAAGACCTGATATTTAAAGTTTTTGATGATTTCCATATCGCCAATCGGCATACGGTCTGCATAAAGCGAGTTGTTGTAATAATAAGATGCTAACTGATTGTAAATTCTCGCTCTCGCATTTTGTCTTGTACGCCATTCTTCGGTGATTACACCGCGCTCTGCATCGATTTCTTCATTCGTCAGCGAAAGAAAATTTGACCAGTCGTGCAAAACCAATAAACAAGTATCTATAACTCCGCCATCTTTTGACGGAATATTGTCTAAGTTGTAAACGGTCTCGTCTGTGCTTGTGTAAGCGTTAATGTTTCTGCCGAAAACAGCTCCTTGCTTTTGAAGTGTGTTCAAGATTCCTTTGCCTTCAAAATGCTTGGTTCCGTTAAACGCCATATGCTCCAAAAAATGCGCGAGACCTTTCTGCTGATCGTTTTCTAAAATCGAACCGACGTTTTGGATGATGTAATAGCTTGCCGTATTTTTATTGACATCTGTCGGATAAATATAATACGTCATTCCGTTTGGCAGCACTCCTTTTTTTATTTTTTGGTTGACTGCAATCGGGTCGCTTGATTTAAAGTTTTGAGCTTGCGACAAGTTTATAAAACCAGTCAGAAGCAGAAGAACTACAGATATTTTTTTCATTTGTTTGATGTTTTAAATATTCTTAAACACATAGAAACATAGTTTAGCTACCTATAAAAAAGGCGTTTCACTTAATTCTAAAAAACATAGTCATTATGTGTAAAATCTTGATGCTAAAAAATATCTTTTCTACATTTTTTGATCTATGATTCTATGTGTTAAAATATTCTTATGTATTTATTTAGCTCTTCAATAATTTATCCAGCTGCACTCTCAATTCTGGATTTGACGGGCGAAGCGCATCTGCATTGATGATGTTTCCTTTTGTATCAAACAATAAAAATCTAGGAATCGCATTTACATCATAATTTTTCGCCACATCAGAACTAAAATCTTTGTCAGCCATTAACTGAATTCCCTTCAATTGTTCTTTGGTAACGTAATCTTTCCATTTTTGTGCATCTTTTGGTTTATCTAACGAAAGACTTACAAAAACAATATTTTTTCCGTGGTAATCTTCTTCGATTTTTTTCATGTGAGGAATCTCTGCTTTACATGGTCCGCACCAAGTTGCCCATAAATCGATGTATACAAATTTACCTTTAAAATCTGAAAAGGAAACCGGTTTGTTGTTTATGTCATTGTAGGTAAAATCTAATCCTTTCTGCCCTACACTTTTGTGCAATACTTTTTCATATTCCAATAAAAATGCTTTACTCGCATCAGAAATCATAAAAGGTTTAATGCTTGGCGCAATTTTTTCGTATTCTTCAATTTTCATTCTTGAAGTTGCCACTTCTTCACGAAGGTAAACATCTTTTAAGGCCGGATCTGTAATATGAGTAATTGATTCTGTTAAATCTAAACGTTTTGGTTTCTCACCACTATTGATGCTTACGTAGAAAAAATAATTTGTCATTAAAGAAACTCCATTCGCTAATTTTAGCAAATCTGGATCTGTAAACTTCTTGTCTGCCATCCAAGTTTTAATTACCGCTGGACGATCGTCTTTGTCAGGAAATGCGCTTCTTGGCATTCTAAAAAAAGTATAAGTCAATTCTTCAACATCTGTTGCTACAGCTAATTTTAATAGTTTATTGAAATTGGCATCTTTCGTTTTAATTGATTTTGAAAATTCATCTGCTTTGGCAATTCCTTTATCAATGAAGGGATAAAACTCTACATAGGTTACATTTTCGCCCAAACGTGCAAAAGGCGCAAATTCGTTGTAGATTTCGTTTGCTTTTTGCACCAAAGCATTTTGTCCGATGTTTTTGCCGCTTAAAACATAATTTGTTGGATTGACTGCTAAATTGATGTCCAATTTAGGTTCCAGATATAAACGAATTAACTGTTTTTTTCCTTTAAACTGTCCATAATCGACATAATAAAAGCCAGCAGCTGAAACTGGTGTCATAAAGCCAAATTCCCCCAGCGAATTGACTTTTGCGGTAGCAGCAACGGCTGGCTTTCCATCTTCGACATTGTAAAGCGTAACTTCTTTTGCTTTGAAATCTGGAATTGAAATTGTTCCTCTAATTACTGCATATTCAGAAAGATTGGCAGCAAAACTCATTTGAACCGTGATAAAGGTTAAAATGAAATAAAAAATGTTTTTTTTCATAGTTTCTCTGTTTTTTGGTTGATAGTTTTAAATTGAAATTCTCATAGATTGATCACCTTGCTCGATGATAAAATCTTTACTTTCTTTGGTTTGTTTGAGTTTTTTAAGATTTTCAGGATTCAGTAAATCTTTGGCTTCAAAGTCATTGATTTGAGTGACTTTTGCCTCAGTTTTGACATTTTTCAACTCTGCATTTTCCTGATCGATAATTTTCTTTACGAGAAGATTCTGTTTTTCGTCAAACTCCAAAATAAGTCCGCTTAAATAGAAAGAAGAAGCTTTTTTGAAATTTTTGTTAGGCTCGAGATACACTGTTTTATGCAGTAAATCGATGGTAAAATTGAATCGTCTGATTAAATCAATTCCTAGAGATCCGTCGGCGAAAGCCCAGTTTTTATTGGCCTCATCGTATTCCTGCACTGCAATTGTTACGTTTGGGAAGTTGTTTCCGTTAATGGCAACATTTGGAATAGCGCCTCCAACAATTTTGGTTTGTTTTCCTAAACTGAAATTAGTCGAGCTATACTCGGTTTTTAGGCTTGCTTCGAGATTGTTTTTATGATTGAAAGGTCCGTAAGCAATAAGATCGTAACCTGCTCCAGTATCAAAAGTGAAACTGCCTTCGACTGTTTTTTTATCTTCAAAAGTCAGATTCATTTTTACTACCGGAAGTCCCGATTTATAGTCAAAAACCAATGGCTTTGCTTTTCCCCAGTAATTAAAATTTCCAAAATTGTACAAGTCGATCGTCATGGTATCAAAATTGACTGAGGTAATATAATTTCGAAGCAGGTTTGCACCAAACAATCCGTCGTAAACACCATGTTTCGGAAAAATAACCAAGCCTTGATTTTTCAGAACCTGATCGCCAATATAAATGGTATTATCCGCAGAATACTGCACTTGCTGGCTCCCGCCAACTACAGACGCCGATTTGGTTTTGGTCACTACAACTCCGGCTTTGTATGCGCTGTCTGGATTGAGCGCCATTCCGTCTGCGCCTGTATCAAAAAGCATTAAAAACTCGCGATCTGCTTTATTCAGTTTTATTTTAATGGCGATTCCGTTTTCGATAATTTCAAACGGAATGCTTGCTACTTGTTTTACTTGCGCGTGTCGGTCAACTTTATACAAAGAATCGAAAAAAGTTACATACAGCATTTTATTTTCAGAATTGAAAACAATTTGAGACGGCTTTTTTTCTTTTCCGTTAAAACAAAAATCAACCAAGACAAAAGTTTCATTTTTAAGCACCGCAGATTTCCCAATCTGAATCGAATCTAAAGCTGGAAATGCTTTGAAAATACTATTCAGATAAAATTCGTTTGAAGAAGAATCTCCAACGCCAACGGTAAACTGCGGCGCCAGAAGATCTTTCATTTCAGCGTAATTTTTGTTCTGAAAAGCTTTTTCGAAAGTTTTAATAGATTTCTGGATGCTGGTTTGAGCCTGAATTGCACAGCCAAAAATCAGTATTAAAAAGAATGCTATCTTTTTCATTTCGAATTATTTTTGCGCAGCATTTGGTTTCACTACAACTTTTTCAACCCCAAAATCTTTCAATAAAATGCCTGAATATTTGGTAAATTCTTCTGGCGTATAAAGTTCTTTCGAGTCATTTACCAATTCTGTAAATCCTTTTAAATCGTTCTTTTTTTCGAACTCTTTTTTCTTGCGCTGCAAAATGCCAAATACATGAGTTGTCACATTCCATGTCCCGTAATCTTTCGCTAATTTTTTACTTGCAAAAAGAAATGGGTCATCATATTGCTTGCCCACTCTTAAACCTGTAATGATCACAAAAGAAATTTCGTCAGAAACATTTGGAGATTTTAAATACGTATCTATAACATCGAAAGGAACATTTCTTTTTCCGTTTAAATATGCTTCCTTGTAAAAATCAGGATAATCTTTTTCTTGAATTTCTGTACTATACTTTTTAAAAATTCCTTTTTTAGCCGCTTCTTTAGCATTTTGAAGCAGGGCAGTAAATTGCTCTACATCATGAAAACCACCTGCAATGTCAATTATTTTTCCATCAGAATTCATCAATAAAAAAGTCGGAAATCCGGTAACGCCATATTTCATGCATAACTTTTTACCGATTTCTTCTTTTAAAATATCCGATTTGAAAGTGACAAAATCGGCGTTTAAAACTGCTGTTACTTTCGGGTCTGGAAATACTTCTTTGTCCATTTGCGCGCATGGCATACAGCCTGTGAAATACAGATCGACAAAGATTAACTTTTTCTCTGTTTGCGCCTGTTTTTTGGTTTTTTCCCAACTTTCTTGAGTGGATTGCGCTTGTGCTTTTAAGGCAATAGATGGACAGGCAAGCAGCAAAACTGCGCTTGCGATTCTAATAAATCGTTTCATAAAATGTGGTTATTTAGCCGAATGAATTTTACGAATCCATTCGGCTTTGATTTAACAATTTTTAATTATCTCGCTCGGTAAGCAACATCAACAATTTTGCACAAACCAGAGTAGCTATAGTCAAGCACCAAATCTCCGTTTACAGGAGGAACAGTATATAATTCTAATTTGCCCGTTGTACCGTAACTTCCAACAATTAATTTTTTATTGTATAATTTATTGGCTCTTAAATTGCAATCGATATACGTGATTTCTTCGCTGCCTTTATCCAGCATTAATTTTGCAGATCGAGTTCCGTTATCATATTCGTACAGTTTTCCTCCAACTGCATAAAACAGGTAGCCAGAATCTGGGCTTACGGCAAATTTTGTGGCTTTGTCAAAATCTGGCGCATTTAATATTTCTTTGTAATACACTTGCGCCAAAGCTTTACTGAAACGAAGCAGGTGGTATTTTCCAGTAATTGTGCTCTTCAGAACCGCAAAATTCTCATTTTGATTGAACCCCGAAGTAGTCATGTAAACCAAGTCGGCGTGAGTATCATTCCAATCTAAAGAGTTATCTGAGGCCGCAACAGGAGGCATTGGCGAACAAGTTCCTTTTGAGGTCGTGTATCTTACAAAACGTCTCGCATTCTGATCATAAAAAACAGGCGTACCAAGCGAACCTCCGTTCTCTGCTATAAATGGTGCTGCGTAAAAAGTTTTGGTTTCAGATTCTAATTTATTTTGAGGCAACCCATATTTTACCTGCAATACTCTGTAGAAATAGTAAATATCTCCTTTACTGTAAATTAGATTTTCTCCAAATCCAGTAGATTTCATAAAATCGACTCCAAAATTTGTAGGCAGCGATCCTCCTACAGTTTCATATGCCAAATTTTGGCTTAATGTCCATC
This genomic interval carries:
- a CDS encoding peptidase domain-containing ABC transporter, with the protein product MTPFKRFYNLLQLDKRDVYQIIFYAAFAGLVNLSLPLGIQAIINFIQSGQLSVSWIVLVILVTVGVGFGGVLTILQLRIVENLQQRIFVRSSFEFAYRMPLIKFKEMYSEYAPEKANRFFDTLMVQKGTAKLLLDFCTAFLQVGLGIILLVLYHSFFMVIGLLFIVILYVIFKFSYKDGLETSLNESKFKYKVAAWLQEIARNRESFRRKGAFEYALERNDEYATNYVNYREKHFQVMKKQYIQLTIFKVIVTAALLSIGGFLVIHHQMNIGQFVAAEIVIVLLINSVEKIIFGLESFYDVLTSVEKIGQVTDMEISCIPQTSDKTEKGINIETESISYNYPEHNKKSLKNINLKISQGEKIILTGTNGAGKSTLLRLLSGVLEPESGAMYVTDNYMNRLNEDTYRAQAGTFLQGDTLFAGTIRENIIFGNEKLNSDDLKWALDNVGLTPYIKTFENGLENQIHPGGRELSASDVQKILLARSIVGKPNILFLEDPVDKMDEITSSKIVDFLLSEENDWTVIVTSKNDIWKSKCSRMITIDDGKIINDIKL
- a CDS encoding DUF1810 domain-containing protein produces the protein MIYAKDDLTRFLDAQNKLYLTALSEIKKGKKETNWMWFIFPQIKGLGKSAISDYYAVADLKEATEFLNHPILSKHLIEISKLLLTFKKKSAEGILGELDARKLHSSMSLFVQVENAHPVFQEILDTFFFGHLDQLTLNFTTNEMFLTEQENM
- a CDS encoding protein-disulfide reductase DsbD family protein, which produces MKKNVFLLGFFLLFSILVKAQIYNPIKWKTSVEKISDTEYELQAKAIIESGWHLYSQEVSDGGPIPTHFNFIKGADFQLIDAVKEEKGKTVNDPVFKMQIKFFEKETTFRQRVKILSSKPFKINAEVEFMVCNDENCLPPSSDELEFSISPSAKAKTLIEAAVKEETRIIAIDSSSTEAKEKTEQIVTAEEVKMPQAAFKKNEPKTTSRSLWTIFLLSFFSGFAALLTPCVFPMIPMTVSFFTKQSKTKSQGIRKAVFYGIAIIAIYIFLGAVVTWAFGADSLNALSTNVWFNLIFFVLLMIFAFSFLGAFEIMLPNAWANKVDSQADRGGIVGILFMALALAIVSFSCTGPIVGTLLVEAASRGGIAPFVGMFGFSLALALPFTLFAAFPGWLNSLPKSGGWLNSVKVFLGFLEMALAFKFLSNADLVLQLHWLERETFLAIWIAIFGTLAFYLFGKIQLPHDSPVSNISVGRLGLGVLVLAFTIYLIPGIWGAPLKMISGFPPPMHYSEIPNGLNNVSSDEITQNLPEGAELGPHNIMAFTDYDLGMKYAKKIGKPVMIDFTGHACVNCRKMEDNVWSDEKVQKVLKGDLVLISLYVDDKRELNPNEQITSKLTGKKLKYIGQKWSEFQTLTYKTNAQPFYVLVDHNGETLNETSAYNPDIEEYLNWLKKGVSNFEKS
- a CDS encoding M16 family metallopeptidase; this translates as MKKISVVLLLLTGFINLSQAQNFKSSDPIAVNQKIKKGVLPNGMTYYIYPTDVNKNTASYYIIQNVGSILENDQQKGLAHFLEHMAFNGTKHFEGKGILNTLQKQGAVFGRNINAYTSTDETVYNLDNIPSKDGGVIDTCLLVLHDWSNFLSLTNEEIDAERGVITEEWRTRQNARARIYNQLASYYYNNSLYADRMPIGDMEIIKNFKYQVLKDFYKDWYRPDLQAIAIVGDINADEIEAKIKKLFADIPTPVNPKKRFEIAIPERVEPIFKLALDKEISASNISYMIRHVSEKPTGTYAELEKSTQRSLAFSILNNRLGEMAQKQECPFKGASVGYQNYTRLNDIWILGVSPKPEKQAEAFAIVMNEWVRAYKFGFSKGEIERAVTETISGYENYLEKLNEISHKDVIGMVKGDYLSHEIIADPKAEFEMVKNILKNVDTKILQEQISKLYTAQNRVVTVTGVENENNLTQEKAFDIIQKAENDASLQPYVDTFEGKTLLGNLKINSGKIVSEKKETAIDATTFVLSNGVKVHYKFADKNKKEVELKAESFGGTSLYEPQDLPSIGRATTLALMSGVGELSNVDLEKVLKGKIANSSVSISSLKETVSGSANVKDIETMMQLVHLRFVQPRFDNQMYALLKQRLENSLKNRANDINAKMEDSLTAVVYGKNNPRIQPFNQKYIDDLSFDKMKAFYLDRFADVSNFEFYIVGDVTPEVLKPLLEKYIASISGIKRKEKFKTDIPKWTSNKIDRDIFIKMETPKSSVRIAFLKDFAFSQRNRILASYLSDVLTLRYTESLREKEGGTYGAGVKASMDKLPISKANLQITFDCDADKVEHLLPIVYQEIDKIKKGEIAAEDIEKTRTNYLKSREDSKNFNSYSMNLIYNYFENGYDMNDPKNYVAIVKSITAKDIQEFANSFLDKADAMEVVFKPLK
- a CDS encoding TlpA disulfide reductase family protein, translating into MKKNIFYFILTFITVQMSFAANLSEYAVIRGTISIPDFKAKEVTLYNVEDGKPAVAATAKVNSLGEFGFMTPVSAAGFYYVDYGQFKGKKQLIRLYLEPKLDINLAVNPTNYVLSGKNIGQNALVQKANEIYNEFAPFARLGENVTYVEFYPFIDKGIAKADEFSKSIKTKDANFNKLLKLAVATDVEELTYTFFRMPRSAFPDKDDRPAVIKTWMADKKFTDPDLLKLANGVSLMTNYFFYVSINSGEKPKRLDLTESITHITDPALKDVYLREEVATSRMKIEEYEKIAPSIKPFMISDASKAFLLEYEKVLHKSVGQKGLDFTYNDINNKPVSFSDFKGKFVYIDLWATWCGPCKAEIPHMKKIEEDYHGKNIVFVSLSLDKPKDAQKWKDYVTKEQLKGIQLMADKDFSSDVAKNYDVNAIPRFLLFDTKGNIINADALRPSNPELRVQLDKLLKS